One window of the Natronomonas marina genome contains the following:
- a CDS encoding mechanosensitive ion channel family protein: MYALALLAAADALAVELLSEWISAAVSYLPAFVAGALIIVVGFVLADFVADVVAHTETVTETSYTDVFADGLRVFLYFVVTVIGLGTMGVDVRILNTFAQAAAWGLAAGVALAIGIAFGLGGRDYVAANIGDWLPGRAPDTEPAPMGQPDGGEESTD, encoded by the coding sequence GTGTACGCGCTGGCGCTACTCGCGGCGGCGGACGCCCTCGCGGTCGAACTCCTCTCGGAGTGGATCTCGGCCGCGGTCTCGTACCTGCCGGCGTTCGTCGCCGGCGCGCTCATCATCGTCGTCGGGTTCGTCCTCGCGGACTTCGTCGCCGACGTCGTCGCACACACCGAGACCGTCACGGAAACCAGCTACACCGATGTCTTCGCCGACGGACTGCGCGTCTTTCTCTACTTCGTCGTGACCGTCATCGGGCTGGGGACGATGGGCGTCGACGTCCGAATCCTCAACACGTTCGCGCAGGCCGCCGCGTGGGGCCTGGCCGCCGGTGTCGCGCTCGCTATCGGCATCGCGTTCGGGCTCGGCGGCCGGGACTACGTCGCTGCCAACATCGGCGACTGGCTCCCCGGGCGCGCCCCCGACACCGAGCCGGCCCCCATGGGCCAGCCCGACGGTGGCGAGGAGTCCACCGACTGA
- a CDS encoding NAD+ synthase — MITSVEEIPELAFRTEESELETLRAEIVSFLRDQVDGADADGVVVPVSGGIDSTLSAHLCVEALGPEAVTALVLPCTLTDAENTIDAQSVVERLGVEPTKIQLQPMLDMFEDAVAPEISEQADRRAIGNVIARLRMVVAYYAANVTGRLVCGTSNRTELLLGYFTKHGDGAADIRPIAGLYKTEVRALARHLDVPTDIVEKTPTAGLWAGQTDRRELGAPYGLLDVILHELVENDLGVEGTAATLGVDESFVARYAHRVLENGHKREPVPTPNGDRTGGDALFCELEGRA; from the coding sequence ATGATAACCTCGGTCGAGGAGATCCCGGAACTCGCTTTCCGCACCGAGGAAAGCGAACTGGAGACGCTCCGTGCGGAGATCGTGTCGTTCCTCCGGGACCAGGTCGACGGGGCGGACGCCGACGGCGTCGTCGTCCCGGTGAGCGGAGGCATCGACTCGACGCTCTCGGCGCATCTCTGCGTCGAGGCTCTCGGCCCGGAGGCGGTGACGGCGCTCGTGTTGCCGTGTACGCTGACGGACGCGGAGAACACCATCGACGCCCAGTCGGTCGTCGAGCGCCTCGGTGTCGAGCCGACGAAGATCCAACTCCAGCCGATGCTCGACATGTTCGAGGACGCGGTGGCGCCGGAGATATCCGAGCAGGCGGACCGCCGGGCCATCGGCAACGTCATCGCCCGCCTGCGGATGGTCGTGGCCTACTACGCCGCGAACGTGACCGGCCGGCTGGTCTGTGGCACCTCGAACCGGACGGAACTCCTGCTCGGGTACTTCACGAAGCACGGTGACGGCGCCGCCGACATACGTCCCATCGCCGGTCTCTACAAGACCGAGGTCCGTGCGCTGGCGCGGCACCTCGACGTGCCGACCGACATCGTCGAGAAGACGCCGACTGCGGGACTGTGGGCCGGACAGACCGACCGAAGGGAACTGGGCGCCCCGTACGGCCTGCTCGACGTTATCCTCCACGAACTCGTCGAGAACGACCTCGGCGTCGAGGGCACCGCCGCCACGCTGGGCGTCGACGAGTCGTTCGTCGCTCGCTACGCCCACCGCGTCCTCGAGAACGGCCACAAGCGCGAGCCGGTGCCGACCCCGAACGGCGACCGAACCGGCGGCGACGCCCTCTTCTGCGAACTCGAGGGACGGGCCTGA
- a CDS encoding quinone oxidoreductase family protein has product MRAIEVTEYGDADALTVSEAEVPDPGEGQVRIEVRAAGINFADIMQRRGHYQGGPKPPYVPGMEVAGVVDAVGEGVNREEGEAVVSLVEGRGYAEYALADARGLLDIPGDMSFEEAAGFPVQWLTAHNCLHEWGGLEEGETVLVHAAAGGVGSAAVQLADDAGATVLGTASTPEKLEMAADLGMDHGIRYTEEDFVERVDDITDGEGVDLVLDGIGGETTDRSLDALTSFGRMVSFGAAAGEPGRPNTADLLFGNKTVIGYHLGRAIAEKPMRVMGAVPELTQLLGDGTLAVQVGHTFDLEAAAEAHEFIEDRNSSGKVVLIP; this is encoded by the coding sequence ATGCGAGCCATCGAGGTCACGGAGTACGGCGACGCCGACGCGCTGACGGTATCGGAAGCGGAGGTACCGGACCCCGGCGAGGGCCAGGTCCGTATCGAGGTCCGGGCGGCCGGCATCAACTTCGCCGACATCATGCAGCGCCGCGGCCACTACCAGGGCGGTCCGAAGCCGCCCTACGTCCCCGGTATGGAGGTCGCAGGCGTCGTCGACGCCGTCGGCGAGGGGGTCAACCGCGAGGAGGGCGAGGCCGTCGTCTCGCTCGTCGAGGGGCGCGGGTACGCCGAGTACGCGCTGGCCGACGCGCGCGGCCTGCTCGATATTCCCGGCGACATGAGCTTCGAGGAGGCCGCCGGCTTCCCCGTCCAGTGGCTCACCGCCCACAACTGCCTCCACGAGTGGGGCGGCCTCGAGGAAGGCGAGACGGTCCTCGTCCACGCCGCAGCGGGCGGTGTCGGCTCCGCGGCGGTCCAGTTGGCCGACGACGCCGGCGCGACGGTGCTCGGCACCGCCTCAACCCCCGAGAAACTCGAGATGGCCGCGGACCTGGGGATGGATCACGGCATCCGCTACACCGAGGAGGACTTCGTCGAACGGGTCGACGACATCACGGACGGCGAGGGTGTCGACCTCGTACTGGACGGCATCGGCGGCGAGACGACCGACCGGAGCCTCGACGCCCTGACATCCTTCGGCCGGATGGTCTCGTTCGGCGCGGCCGCCGGCGAACCCGGCCGGCCCAACACCGCCGACCTGCTGTTCGGCAACAAGACCGTCATCGGCTACCACCTCGGGCGCGCCATCGCCGAGAAGCCGATGCGCGTGATGGGCGCGGTGCCGGAGCTAACCCAGTTGCTCGGGGACGGCACCCTCGCGGTCCAGGTCGGCCACACCTTCGACCTCGAGGCCGCCGCCGAGGCCCACGAGTTCATCGAGGACCGCAACTCCTCCGGCAAGGTCGTGCTGATCCCGTAG
- a CDS encoding DUF7124 domain-containing protein, whose amino-acid sequence MDGGGSTDMTLAFELEALKRLARPEEVFSDARTWSEYVGVVSEKPTYVVTNFTRKNRIRQDFFSGPRGREESLENVKTQFDTERHVFVGVDDGDETLAEEVGWEFLPVERAAEAAGWELGDPETDDETVDDEGRDDWP is encoded by the coding sequence ATGGATGGCGGCGGCTCTACGGACATGACGCTCGCGTTCGAACTCGAGGCGCTCAAGCGGCTGGCGCGGCCGGAGGAGGTGTTCTCCGACGCCCGCACCTGGAGCGAGTACGTCGGGGTGGTCTCGGAGAAGCCGACCTACGTCGTGACGAACTTCACCCGGAAGAACCGGATCCGACAGGACTTCTTCTCGGGGCCCCGGGGCCGCGAGGAGAGCCTCGAGAACGTCAAGACCCAGTTCGACACCGAGCGGCACGTCTTCGTCGGCGTCGACGACGGCGACGAGACCCTCGCCGAGGAGGTCGGATGGGAGTTCCTGCCGGTCGAGCGAGCAGCCGAGGCCGCCGGGTGGGAACTGGGCGATCCCGAGACCGACGACGAGACGGTCGACGACGAGGGCCGCGACGACTGGCCCTGA
- a CDS encoding alkyl sulfatase dimerization domain-containing protein produces the protein MVENAIETVAAVEAGVRDPEVVRVTDRTYFCPLFSGVTAFETDAGLVLVDTGLERLAPHIAEAFREYTDAPVHTAVYTHGHVDHAYGLAPYLLEGQSDPEVVAHEAVAERFARYARTRDHNEAINARQFGGTVELADTMYEEGSPFGWPDYPPTTEYRDDLVLTVGGERFELHHARGETDDHTWLYCPDREVLCPGDFSIGACPNAGNPQKVQRYPDEWIDALREMAAEDARHLCPGHGDPIVDDPDAIRTRLVRTAAYLEALVEDALAALNDGSPPHVDIVHDVDYPETDAEWLAPQYDDPEFVVRSVIRRYGGWWSGRPSELQPARRAALASEVASLGGGAEALAARAEELADAGEFRLAGHLADFALEAAPEDESVAPAVNRVYAARAEQAASLMAENLYRSAASYAADRRPFR, from the coding sequence ATGGTCGAAAACGCGATCGAGACGGTCGCGGCCGTCGAGGCCGGCGTGCGCGACCCCGAGGTCGTCAGGGTGACCGATCGAACGTACTTCTGTCCGCTGTTCAGCGGCGTCACCGCCTTCGAGACGGACGCCGGGCTCGTCCTCGTGGACACCGGTCTCGAGCGGCTCGCCCCGCACATCGCCGAAGCGTTCCGCGAGTACACCGACGCGCCCGTCCACACCGCCGTCTACACGCACGGCCACGTCGATCACGCCTACGGCCTGGCGCCGTACCTCCTCGAGGGTCAGTCTGATCCCGAGGTGGTCGCACACGAGGCCGTCGCCGAGCGGTTCGCGCGCTACGCCCGGACGCGGGACCACAACGAGGCCATCAACGCCCGCCAGTTCGGCGGCACGGTCGAGCTGGCCGACACGATGTACGAGGAGGGGTCGCCGTTCGGCTGGCCCGACTACCCGCCGACCACCGAGTACCGCGACGACCTCGTCCTCACGGTCGGCGGCGAGCGGTTCGAACTCCACCACGCCCGCGGCGAGACCGACGACCACACCTGGCTGTACTGCCCGGACCGCGAGGTGCTCTGCCCCGGGGACTTCTCGATCGGCGCCTGCCCGAACGCGGGCAACCCGCAGAAGGTCCAGCGGTATCCGGACGAGTGGATCGACGCGCTCCGCGAGATGGCCGCAGAGGACGCGCGGCACCTCTGTCCGGGTCACGGCGACCCGATCGTCGACGACCCGGACGCGATCCGGACGCGCCTCGTCCGGACCGCGGCCTATCTCGAGGCGCTGGTCGAGGACGCGCTCGCGGCCCTGAACGACGGCTCGCCACCCCACGTCGACATCGTCCACGACGTGGACTACCCCGAGACCGACGCCGAGTGGCTCGCCCCACAGTACGACGACCCGGAGTTCGTCGTTCGCTCGGTGATCCGCCGCTACGGTGGCTGGTGGAGCGGTCGGCCGTCGGAGTTACAGCCGGCACGACGCGCGGCCCTCGCCTCGGAGGTCGCGTCGCTCGGGGGCGGCGCCGAGGCCCTGGCCGCCCGCGCGGAGGAACTCGCGGACGCGGGCGAGTTCCGGCTCGCCGGCCACCTCGCCGATTTCGCGCTGGAGGCCGCCCCGGAGGACGAGTCGGTCGCGCCCGCCGTCAACCGCGTGTACGCGGCGCGAGCAGAGCAGGCCGCCAGCCTGATGGCCGAGAACCTCTACCGGTCGGCCGCGTCGTACGCCGCCGACCGGCGCCCGTTCCGCTGA
- a CDS encoding acyl-CoA dehydrogenase family protein, with the protein MRHAHLDEEHEMIRDSLREFLEAEIAPDLPEADREPMSKDEAIQYQQMLGELGIGPGDVEGDGFADPLTYAVTSEEISRIWPSLNVTLNMSFPTLFAAYAGEETQDALGDKLDDGSCIGCMAVTEPDGGSDTRSPATTAEKDGDEYVIDGEKTWVSNAPIADMALVVAHDEELGQRDFFIVDCVTNDVETRELHKLGWNGSPTGQIFFDEVRVSEDNKLMNAVTNMVASGESDITDNEMFQTQNPLNAMFSYMRTGMAAMSVGIMQAAYEDALNYAKEREVFGGPIGGHQLVQEKLYEIRAGLETGRLLTYETARKVGEGDPEARMFSSLAKGWVCEKSVDVTDTALQVHGGNGLSEEYPLERYYRDARTMTIPDGTTDIQKLVVGKELTGVSAYK; encoded by the coding sequence ATGCGACACGCCCACCTCGACGAGGAACACGAGATGATACGGGACTCCCTGCGGGAGTTCCTCGAGGCCGAAATCGCGCCGGACCTGCCGGAGGCCGACCGCGAGCCGATGAGCAAGGACGAGGCTATCCAGTACCAGCAGATGCTTGGCGAACTCGGCATCGGGCCGGGCGACGTCGAGGGCGACGGGTTCGCCGACCCGCTCACCTACGCCGTCACGAGCGAGGAGATCTCCCGTATCTGGCCCTCGCTCAACGTCACGCTGAACATGTCCTTCCCGACGCTGTTCGCCGCATACGCCGGCGAGGAAACCCAGGACGCGCTCGGTGACAAACTCGACGACGGCTCGTGTATCGGCTGCATGGCGGTCACGGAGCCGGACGGCGGCAGCGACACGCGCAGTCCCGCCACGACCGCCGAGAAGGACGGCGACGAGTACGTCATCGACGGCGAGAAGACGTGGGTATCGAACGCCCCCATCGCGGACATGGCGCTGGTCGTCGCTCACGACGAGGAACTGGGCCAGCGGGACTTCTTCATCGTCGACTGCGTCACCAACGACGTCGAGACGCGCGAACTCCACAAACTCGGCTGGAACGGCTCGCCGACGGGCCAGATATTCTTCGACGAGGTGCGCGTTTCCGAGGACAACAAACTGATGAACGCCGTCACGAACATGGTCGCCTCCGGGGAGTCGGACATCACGGACAACGAGATGTTCCAGACGCAGAACCCGCTGAACGCGATGTTCTCCTACATGCGGACGGGGATGGCGGCGATGTCGGTCGGCATCATGCAGGCCGCCTACGAGGACGCCCTCAACTACGCCAAGGAGCGGGAGGTGTTCGGCGGGCCCATCGGCGGCCACCAGCTCGTCCAGGAGAAACTGTACGAGATTCGCGCGGGGCTGGAGACCGGCCGGCTGCTCACCTACGAGACGGCCCGGAAGGTCGGCGAGGGCGACCCCGAGGCGCGGATGTTCTCCTCGCTGGCGAAGGGGTGGGTCTGCGAGAAGAGCGTCGACGTGACCGACACGGCGCTGCAGGTCCACGGCGGCAACGGCCTCTCCGAGGAGTACCCCCTCGAACGGTACTACCGCGACGCCCGCACGATGACGATTCCCGACGGCACGACGGACATCCAGAAGCTCGTCGTCGGCAAGGAGCTGACCGGCGTGAGCGCCTACAAGTGA
- a CDS encoding DUF5815 family protein, whose protein sequence is MAEPRVPGGGSGSLELPCGETIHAHDLDMGMREIRCDCGERHAVVVDVHPVSRFVPESIVDVLRETVETDDEFPEFGTPHVMGIVLEEFPEEVAVADVAEDGHVGYALLWVTGFDSRRLHEIVVELLVELMEHAVSHGDESTATEFEEQMLEFDVETFVEEYRAERDFESEVDTPV, encoded by the coding sequence ATGGCAGAACCGCGCGTGCCCGGCGGCGGCTCCGGGAGCCTGGAACTTCCCTGTGGCGAGACGATTCACGCCCACGACCTCGACATGGGGATGCGCGAAATCCGGTGTGACTGCGGGGAGCGCCACGCCGTCGTCGTGGACGTCCACCCCGTCTCGCGGTTCGTTCCCGAGTCCATCGTGGACGTGCTCCGGGAGACCGTCGAGACCGACGACGAGTTCCCGGAGTTCGGGACGCCGCATGTGATGGGCATCGTTCTCGAGGAGTTCCCCGAGGAGGTCGCCGTCGCCGACGTCGCCGAGGACGGCCACGTCGGCTACGCGCTGCTGTGGGTGACCGGCTTCGACTCCCGTCGCCTCCACGAAATCGTCGTCGAGTTGCTCGTCGAGCTGATGGAGCACGCGGTCAGTCACGGCGACGAGTCGACCGCCACCGAGTTCGAAGAGCAGATGCTGGAGTTCGACGTCGAGACCTTCGTCGAGGAGTACCGCGCCGAGCGGGACTTCGAGTCCGAGGTCGACACGCCGGTGTAG
- a CDS encoding FAD-binding oxidoreductase has product MTHDCSFLSDLDLDGAVSFDESARESHAADWVAQEAGLGVTPDAVVWPASTADVSAVLEAASEREVPVTPYAAGTSLEGNAVPLFRGVSMDMTRMNDVLDVRPDDFQIDVEPGVMGNVVDDTVAEHGMFFPPMPSSANLSTVGGMIVNDASGQKTVKYGEVADWVLELEVVLADGTVLEAGSKAVKTSSGYNLKDLVVGSEGTLGVVTRATLELEGRPEQIKGGRAVFESMDDAAEAVYDAVRSGVDTAKIELIDPLAAEMANDYFDTGLPEGAMIFFEFHANHGIDEEIDFFETILEAHDVAEFEIASDDRMDEIWRARDELAFAVQQYDPDLEPRHPGDVTVPISRYPDIVRYAKDLADERDLLLPCFGHAGDGNVHYAALVDPDDAEAEARAEDVYDSIVERAIEWGGTATGEHGIGMGKRKFLELEHGKGGVQAMRAVKGALDPNDILNPGKMFPETETEGGRVELPGR; this is encoded by the coding sequence ATGACGCACGACTGTTCGTTCCTGTCCGACCTGGACCTCGACGGTGCGGTCTCGTTCGACGAGTCGGCCCGCGAGAGCCACGCCGCCGACTGGGTGGCACAGGAGGCCGGCCTGGGCGTCACCCCCGACGCCGTCGTCTGGCCGGCCTCGACTGCCGACGTCTCGGCCGTCCTCGAGGCCGCCAGCGAGCGCGAGGTGCCGGTCACCCCCTACGCCGCCGGCACGTCGCTGGAGGGCAACGCCGTCCCGCTGTTCCGGGGAGTCAGCATGGACATGACGCGGATGAACGACGTCCTCGATGTCCGGCCCGACGACTTCCAGATCGACGTCGAACCGGGCGTGATGGGCAACGTCGTCGACGACACGGTCGCCGAACACGGGATGTTCTTCCCGCCGATGCCGTCGTCGGCGAACCTCTCGACTGTCGGCGGGATGATCGTCAACGACGCCTCCGGCCAGAAGACCGTCAAGTACGGCGAGGTCGCCGACTGGGTGCTCGAACTGGAGGTCGTGCTCGCCGACGGCACCGTCCTCGAGGCCGGCAGCAAGGCCGTCAAGACCTCCTCGGGCTACAACCTCAAGGACCTCGTCGTCGGCAGCGAGGGCACGCTCGGCGTCGTCACCCGCGCGACGCTGGAACTGGAGGGCCGTCCCGAGCAGATCAAGGGCGGCCGCGCCGTCTTCGAGTCGATGGACGACGCCGCCGAGGCCGTCTACGACGCCGTCCGCTCCGGCGTCGACACCGCGAAAATCGAGCTCATCGACCCGCTCGCGGCGGAGATGGCGAACGACTACTTCGACACCGGCCTCCCCGAGGGGGCGATGATCTTCTTCGAGTTCCACGCCAACCACGGCATCGACGAGGAGATCGACTTCTTCGAGACTATCCTCGAGGCCCACGACGTCGCCGAGTTCGAGATTGCCAGCGACGACCGGATGGACGAGATATGGCGCGCCCGGGACGAACTCGCCTTCGCCGTCCAGCAGTACGACCCCGACCTCGAACCCCGCCATCCCGGCGACGTCACCGTCCCAATCAGCAGGTACCCCGACATCGTCCGCTACGCCAAGGACCTCGCCGACGAGCGGGACCTCCTCTTGCCCTGCTTCGGACACGCCGGCGACGGCAACGTCCACTACGCCGCCCTCGTCGACCCCGACGACGCCGAGGCCGAGGCCCGCGCCGAGGACGTCTACGACAGCATCGTCGAGCGGGCCATCGAGTGGGGCGGCACGGCGACGGGCGAACACGGCATCGGCATGGGCAAGCGCAAGTTCCTCGAACTCGAACACGGCAAGGGCGGCGTCCAGGCGATGCGCGCCGTGAAGGGCGCGCTCGACCCCAACGACATCCTCAACCCGGGCAAGATGTTCCCGGAGACGGAGACGGAGGGCGGCCGCGTCGAGTTACCGGGCCGATAG